Proteins encoded by one window of Streptomyces sp. LX-29:
- a CDS encoding response regulator: MNRVLVVDDEPQIVRALVINLKARKYEVDAAPDGATALQLAAARHPDVVVLDLGLPDMDGVEVIKGLRGWTRVPILVLSARQTSDEKVEALDAGADDYVTKPFGMDELLARLRAAVRRAEPIGHSEDAVVVTTDAFTVDLAAKKVNRGGRDVRLTPTEWHLLEVLVRNAGRLVSQKQLLQEVWGPSYGTETNYLRVYMAQLRRKLEADPSHPRHFITEPGMGYRFEG; encoded by the coding sequence ATGAACCGGGTGCTCGTGGTGGACGACGAGCCGCAGATCGTGCGCGCCCTCGTGATCAACCTCAAGGCGCGCAAGTACGAGGTCGACGCCGCCCCCGACGGGGCCACCGCCCTCCAGCTCGCCGCCGCCCGCCACCCGGACGTCGTCGTGCTCGACCTGGGCCTGCCGGACATGGACGGCGTCGAGGTGATCAAGGGGCTGCGCGGCTGGACCCGGGTGCCGATCCTGGTCCTCTCCGCCCGGCAGACCTCCGACGAGAAGGTGGAGGCGCTCGACGCCGGCGCCGACGACTACGTCACCAAGCCGTTCGGCATGGACGAGCTGCTGGCCCGGCTGCGGGCCGCGGTGCGCCGCGCCGAGCCCATCGGCCACAGCGAGGACGCCGTCGTGGTGACGACGGACGCGTTCACCGTCGACCTCGCCGCCAAGAAGGTCAACCGCGGCGGCCGCGACGTGCGGCTCACCCCGACCGAGTGGCACCTGCTGGAGGTCCTGGTCCGCAACGCCGGCCGACTGGTCAGCCAGAAGCAGCTCCTCCAGGAGGTCTGGGGCCCCTCCTACGGCACCGAGACCAACTACCTGCGCGTCTACATGGCCCAGCTGCGCCGCAAGCTGGAGGCGGACCCCTCGCACCCGCGGCACTTCATCACCGAGCCGGGGATGGGCTACCGCTTCGAGGGG
- a CDS encoding sensor histidine kinase KdpD: MARGKLRIYLGAAPGVGKTYAMLSEGHRRVERGTDLVVAFVEHHGRPRTEVMLHGLEEVPRREMEYRGSTFTEMDVDAVLRRRPAVALVDELAHTNVPGSRNAKRWQDIEELLQAGIDVVSTVNIQHLESLGDVVESITGVRQRETVPDEVVRRADQIELVDMSPHALRRRMAHGNIYKVDKVDAALSNYFRPGNLTALRELALLWTADRVDEYLQQYRSEHSVSTIWSARERIVVGLTGGPEGRTLIRRAARMAAKGAGGEILAVYIARSDGLTSASPKELAVQRTLVEDLGGTFHHVIGEDVPDALLEFARGVNATQIVLGSSRRKSWQYVFGPGVGATVARDSGPDLDVHIVTHDEVAKGRGLPVARGARLGRSRIVAGWLVGLVGPIPLTLALRQFDPGLGLANDMLLFLSLTVAAALLGGLLPALASAAFGSLLLNYFFTPPLHTWTIADPKNIVAIVIFFGVAVSVASVVDLAARRTHQAARLRAESEVLSFLAGSVLRGETSLEALLERVRETFAMDSVALLERASDVDPWTCAGAVGATDGAPPPVRPEDADVDMPVGENMALALSGRVLPAEDRRVLAAFAAQAVVVLDRQRLVGEAEKAHELAEGNRIRTALLAAVSHDLRTPLAGIKAAVTSLRSDDVAWSEEDEAELLAGIEEGADRLDHLVGNLLDMSRLQTGTVTPLIREIDLDEVVPMALVGVPEDSVVLDIPETLPMVTVDPGLLERSVANIVENAVKYSPDGKPVLVSASALGDRVELRVADQGPGVPDSAKGRIFEPFQRYGDAPRGAGVGLGLAVARGFAETMGGQLAAEDTPGGGMTMVLSLRAAPGRPPVRPDLPAQATS; the protein is encoded by the coding sequence ATGGCACGCGGAAAGCTACGGATCTATCTGGGTGCGGCGCCCGGCGTCGGGAAGACCTATGCGATGCTCTCCGAAGGGCACCGACGGGTGGAGCGCGGCACCGACCTCGTCGTCGCCTTCGTCGAGCACCACGGGCGGCCCCGCACCGAGGTCATGCTGCACGGCCTGGAGGAGGTGCCGCGCCGCGAGATGGAGTACCGGGGGAGCACCTTCACCGAGATGGACGTGGACGCGGTGCTGCGCCGCCGCCCCGCCGTCGCCCTGGTCGACGAGCTCGCCCACACCAACGTCCCCGGCTCCCGCAACGCCAAGCGCTGGCAGGACATCGAGGAACTGCTCCAGGCCGGCATCGACGTCGTCTCCACCGTCAACATCCAGCACCTGGAGTCGCTGGGCGACGTGGTGGAGTCGATAACGGGGGTGCGGCAGCGCGAGACCGTCCCCGACGAGGTGGTCCGCCGCGCCGACCAGATCGAGCTGGTCGACATGTCGCCCCACGCGCTGCGCCGCCGCATGGCGCACGGCAACATCTACAAGGTCGACAAGGTCGACGCGGCGCTGTCCAACTACTTCCGGCCCGGCAACCTCACCGCGCTGCGCGAGCTGGCGCTGCTGTGGACCGCGGACCGGGTGGACGAGTACCTCCAGCAGTACCGCTCCGAGCACAGCGTCTCCACCATCTGGAGCGCCCGCGAGCGCATCGTCGTCGGCCTCACCGGAGGCCCCGAGGGCCGGACACTGATCCGGCGCGCCGCCCGGATGGCCGCCAAGGGCGCCGGCGGCGAGATCCTCGCCGTCTACATCGCCCGCAGCGACGGGCTCACCTCCGCCTCCCCCAAGGAGCTGGCCGTCCAGCGCACCCTGGTGGAGGACCTGGGCGGCACCTTCCACCACGTCATAGGGGAGGACGTCCCCGACGCGCTGCTGGAGTTCGCCCGCGGCGTCAACGCCACCCAGATCGTGCTGGGCTCCAGCCGCCGCAAGTCCTGGCAGTACGTCTTCGGCCCCGGCGTGGGCGCCACCGTCGCCCGCGACTCCGGCCCCGACCTCGACGTGCACATCGTCACCCACGACGAGGTGGCCAAGGGCCGCGGGCTGCCGGTGGCGCGCGGCGCCCGGCTCGGCCGCTCCCGCATCGTGGCCGGCTGGCTGGTCGGCCTGGTGGGCCCGATACCGCTCACCCTGGCGCTGCGCCAGTTCGACCCCGGGCTCGGCCTCGCCAACGACATGCTGCTCTTCCTGTCGCTGACGGTGGCCGCCGCGCTGCTCGGCGGGCTGCTGCCGGCGCTGGCCTCGGCCGCCTTCGGCTCGCTGCTGCTCAACTACTTCTTCACCCCGCCGCTGCACACCTGGACCATCGCCGACCCCAAGAACATCGTCGCGATAGTGATCTTCTTCGGGGTGGCGGTGTCGGTGGCCTCCGTGGTCGACCTGGCCGCCCGCCGCACCCACCAGGCCGCCCGGCTGCGCGCCGAGTCCGAGGTGCTGTCCTTCCTGGCCGGCAGCGTGCTGCGCGGCGAGACCAGCCTGGAGGCGCTGCTGGAGCGGGTGCGGGAGACCTTCGCCATGGACTCCGTGGCGCTGCTGGAGCGGGCCAGCGACGTCGACCCGTGGACCTGCGCCGGCGCCGTCGGCGCCACCGACGGCGCCCCGCCCCCGGTACGGCCCGAGGACGCGGACGTCGACATGCCGGTGGGCGAGAACATGGCGCTGGCCCTCAGCGGCCGGGTGCTGCCCGCCGAGGACCGCCGGGTGTTGGCGGCCTTCGCCGCCCAGGCCGTCGTCGTGCTGGACCGGCAGCGGCTGGTCGGCGAGGCCGAGAAGGCCCATGAGCTGGCCGAGGGCAACCGCATCCGCACCGCGCTTCTCGCCGCCGTCAGCCACGACCTGCGCACCCCGCTCGCCGGCATCAAGGCCGCGGTGACCTCGCTGCGCTCCGACGACGTGGCCTGGTCCGAGGAGGACGAGGCGGAGCTGCTGGCCGGCATCGAGGAGGGCGCCGACCGGCTCGACCACCTGGTCGGCAACCTGCTCGACATGTCCCGGCTGCAGACCGGCACCGTCACCCCGCTGATCCGGGAGATCGACCTGGACGAGGTGGTCCCCATGGCGCTGGTCGGCGTCCCCGAGGACAGCGTCGTGCTGGACATCCCGGAAACCCTGCCGATGGTCACGGTCGACCCCGGCCTGCTGGAGCGCAGCGTCGCCAACATCGTCGAGAACGCCGTCAAGTACAGCCCCGACGGCAAGCCCGTCCTGGTCTCCGCCAGCGCCCTCGGCGACCGGGTGGAGCTGCGCGTGGCCGACCAGGGGCCGGGCGTCCCGGACAGCGCCAAGGGCCGCATCTTCGAGCCCTTCCAGCGGTACGGTGACGCCCCGCGCGGTGCCGGCGTCGGCCTCGGGCTCGCCGTGGCCCGCGGCTTCGCCGAGACCATGGGCGGCCAGCTGGCCGCCGAGGACACCCCCGGCGGCGGCATGACCATGGTGCTGTCGCTGCGAGCGGCGCCGGGTCGCCCACCGGTCCGCCCCGACCTGCCGGCGCAAGCCACCTCCTGA
- a CDS encoding GNAT family N-acetyltransferase gives MTDVRDLNEQVRIAHTWQLDASELAAVRALMDEAFEGDFDDEDWDHGLGGVHALLWRDGVLAAHGAVVQRRLVHGGRALRAGYVEAVAVREELRRQGYGAAVMRALEPVLRGAYEVAALSAADDAAAFYEALGWVRWQGPTSALTPKGVERTEEDDDSTYVLPLSAPLALDGELICDWRDGDVW, from the coding sequence ATGACCGACGTACGGGACTTAAACGAACAGGTACGGATCGCGCACACCTGGCAGCTGGACGCGTCAGAGCTGGCCGCGGTGCGCGCCCTGATGGACGAGGCCTTCGAGGGCGATTTCGACGACGAGGACTGGGACCACGGCCTGGGCGGCGTGCACGCCCTGCTGTGGCGGGACGGGGTGCTGGCCGCGCACGGCGCGGTGGTGCAGCGCCGGCTGGTGCATGGCGGGCGGGCGCTGCGCGCCGGCTATGTGGAGGCGGTGGCGGTCCGCGAGGAGCTGCGTCGCCAGGGGTACGGGGCGGCCGTGATGCGGGCCCTGGAGCCGGTCCTGCGCGGGGCCTACGAGGTGGCGGCGCTGTCCGCGGCCGATGACGCGGCCGCCTTCTACGAGGCGCTGGGCTGGGTGCGCTGGCAGGGTCCGACCTCGGCGCTCACCCCCAAGGGCGTGGAGCGCACGGAGGAGGACGACGACTCCACCTATGTGCTGCCGCTGTCCGCCCCGCTCGCCCTGGACGGCGAGCTGATCTGTGACTGGCGGGACGGCGACGTCTGGTGA
- the kdpC gene encoding potassium-transporting ATPase subunit KdpC — protein MNNSVRSTARLVGAGLRALLVLTIVCGVIYPLVVTGIAQAAFHDEANGSEVTSDGEVVGSELIGQSFDLDKKDKDGNPLPDPKWFQPRPSAAGTNAVNTQYSIVVSGASNLAADSKVLLQSVKDRRKQVAEFNGVPQGEVPVDAITASASGIDPHISPDYAELQVKRVAKENGLPVGTVEKLVEDHTDGRILGFMGEPRVNVLRLNVALKELLQK, from the coding sequence ATGAACAACTCCGTACGCAGCACAGCCCGGCTGGTGGGCGCGGGGCTCCGCGCGCTGCTCGTGCTCACGATCGTCTGCGGCGTGATCTACCCGCTGGTCGTCACGGGCATCGCCCAAGCCGCGTTCCACGACGAGGCCAACGGCTCCGAGGTGACGTCGGACGGCGAGGTCGTCGGCTCCGAGCTGATCGGCCAGAGCTTCGACCTGGACAAGAAGGACAAGGACGGGAACCCGCTGCCGGACCCCAAGTGGTTCCAGCCGCGGCCCTCGGCGGCGGGCACCAACGCCGTCAACACCCAGTACTCGATCGTCGTCTCCGGCGCCTCCAACCTGGCCGCCGACAGCAAGGTGCTGCTCCAGTCGGTGAAGGACCGCCGCAAGCAGGTGGCCGAGTTCAACGGCGTGCCGCAGGGCGAGGTGCCCGTCGACGCGATCACCGCCTCCGCCTCCGGCATCGACCCGCACATCTCCCCGGACTACGCGGAGCTCCAGGTCAAGCGGGTCGCCAAGGAGAACGGCCTGCCGGTGGGCACGGTCGAGAAGCTGGTCGAGGACCACACCGACGGGCGGATCCTCGGCTTCATGGGCGAGCCCCGGGTGAACGTCCTCCGGCTCAACGTGGCGCTGAAGGAGCTCCTCCAGAAGTGA
- the kdpB gene encoding potassium-transporting ATPase subunit KdpB codes for MSDLTKDAPQATTSVEDPMSTATSTRPPEGHSAHLAPHDDHGAGRVSGGLFDPKQLVKSFPDAFRKLDPRVMATSPVMFVVEIGSVLTTVLACLDPGDGFGWAIAIWLWLTVVFANLAEAVAEGRGKAQADTLRKAKTDTVARRLDGTTEERVPGTELRVGDLVVCEAGDIIPGDGDVVEGVASVDESAITGESAPVIRESGGDRSAVTGGTKVLSDRIVIKITTKPGETFIDRMINLVEGAARQKTPNEIALNILLASLTIVFLLAVVTLQPFAIHAGAEQTMIVLTALLVCLIPTTIGALLSAIGIAGMDRLVQRNVLAMSGRAVEAAGDVSTLLLDKTGTITYGNRQAAEFVPVKGTTAAEVADAAQLSSLADETPEGRSIVVLAKEKYGLRERHEGELVGAEWVPFTAQTRMSGVDLEEDGVARRVRKGATASIITWVKERGGTVAADTDQLASQISEAGGTPLLVAEEDERGARVLGVIYLKDVVKDGMRERFDELRRMGIKTVMITGDNPLTAKAIADEAGVDDFLAEATPEDKMALIKREQAGGKLVAMTGDGTNDAPALAQADVGVAMNTGTSAAKEAGNMVDLDSNPTKLIEIVEIGKQLLITRGALTTFSIANDVAKYFAIIPAMFAGVAGYEGLDTLNIMRLDSAESAILSAVIFNALIIVALVPLALKGVRYRPMSADKMLRRNLGLYGLGGLVAPFIGIKLIDLLISLIPGIG; via the coding sequence ATGAGCGACCTGACCAAGGACGCGCCGCAGGCCACCACGTCTGTCGAGGACCCCATGTCCACTGCCACCTCCACGCGCCCTCCGGAGGGCCACTCCGCGCACCTCGCGCCCCACGACGACCACGGCGCCGGCCGGGTCTCCGGCGGGCTGTTCGACCCCAAGCAGCTGGTCAAGTCGTTCCCCGACGCCTTCCGCAAGCTCGACCCGCGGGTGATGGCCACGTCGCCCGTCATGTTCGTGGTCGAGATCGGCTCGGTGCTCACCACCGTGCTGGCCTGTCTGGACCCGGGCGACGGGTTCGGCTGGGCGATAGCGATATGGCTGTGGCTGACCGTCGTCTTCGCCAACCTGGCGGAGGCGGTGGCCGAGGGCCGCGGCAAGGCGCAAGCCGACACCCTGCGCAAGGCCAAGACCGACACCGTCGCGCGGCGGCTCGACGGCACCACCGAGGAGCGGGTGCCCGGCACCGAGCTGCGCGTCGGCGACTTGGTGGTCTGCGAGGCGGGCGACATCATCCCGGGCGACGGCGACGTCGTGGAGGGAGTGGCGTCGGTCGACGAGTCGGCGATCACCGGCGAGTCCGCGCCGGTCATCCGCGAGTCGGGCGGCGACCGGTCGGCGGTCACCGGCGGCACCAAGGTGCTCTCGGACCGCATCGTCATCAAGATCACCACCAAGCCGGGCGAGACCTTCATCGACCGGATGATCAACCTGGTCGAGGGCGCGGCGCGGCAGAAGACGCCGAACGAGATCGCGCTGAACATCCTGCTCGCCTCGCTCACCATCGTCTTCCTGCTGGCGGTCGTCACCCTCCAGCCGTTCGCGATCCACGCGGGCGCCGAGCAGACGATGATCGTGCTGACCGCGCTGCTGGTCTGTCTCATCCCGACCACCATCGGCGCGCTGCTCTCCGCGATCGGCATCGCCGGCATGGACCGGCTGGTGCAGCGCAACGTGCTGGCGATGTCCGGCCGCGCCGTCGAGGCCGCCGGCGACGTCTCCACGCTGCTGCTGGACAAGACCGGCACCATCACCTACGGCAACCGCCAGGCCGCGGAGTTCGTCCCGGTCAAGGGCACCACCGCCGCCGAGGTGGCGGACGCCGCCCAGCTCTCCTCGCTCGCCGACGAGACGCCCGAGGGCCGCTCGATCGTCGTGCTGGCCAAGGAGAAGTACGGGCTGCGCGAGCGGCACGAGGGCGAGCTGGTGGGCGCCGAGTGGGTGCCGTTCACCGCCCAGACCCGGATGTCGGGCGTCGACCTCGAAGAGGACGGCGTGGCGCGCAGGGTCCGCAAGGGCGCCACCGCCTCGATCATCACCTGGGTCAAGGAGCGGGGCGGGACCGTCGCTGCCGACACCGACCAGCTCGCCAGCCAGATCTCCGAGGCCGGCGGCACCCCGCTGCTCGTCGCGGAGGAGGACGAGCGCGGCGCCCGCGTCCTGGGCGTCATCTACCTCAAGGACGTCGTCAAGGACGGCATGCGGGAGCGGTTCGACGAGCTGCGCCGCATGGGCATCAAGACCGTCATGATCACTGGCGACAACCCGCTGACCGCCAAGGCGATCGCGGACGAGGCGGGCGTGGACGACTTCCTCGCCGAGGCCACGCCCGAGGACAAGATGGCGCTGATCAAGCGGGAGCAGGCCGGCGGCAAGCTGGTCGCGATGACCGGCGACGGCACCAACGACGCCCCGGCGCTGGCCCAGGCCGACGTGGGCGTGGCCATGAACACCGGCACCTCGGCCGCCAAGGAGGCCGGGAACATGGTCGACCTGGACTCCAACCCGACCAAGCTCATCGAGATCGTGGAGATCGGCAAGCAGCTGCTCATCACCCGCGGCGCCCTGACCACCTTCTCGATCGCCAACGACGTCGCGAAGTACTTCGCGATCATCCCGGCCATGTTCGCCGGGGTGGCGGGCTACGAGGGTCTGGACACCCTCAACATCATGCGGCTGGACTCGGCCGAGTCGGCGATCCTGTCCGCGGTGATCTTCAACGCGCTGATCATCGTCGCGCTGGTGCCGCTCGCCCTCAAGGGCGTGCGTTACCGCCCGATGAGCGCGGACAAGATGCTCCGCCGCAACCTGGGCCTCTACGGCCTGGGCGGCCTCGTCGCCCCGTTCATCGGCATCAAGCTCATCGACCTGCTCATCTCCCTCATCCCTGGCATCGGGTGA
- the kdpA gene encoding potassium-transporting ATPase subunit KdpA produces MSSELAGVLQLVALIGALALVYRPLGDYMAAVYSSTKHLRVEKLIYRCIGADPNTEMRWPAYLRGVLAFSAVGVLFLYALQRLQDHLPLSLGFTAISPDQAFNTAASFVANTNWQSYSGEQAMGHVIQTGGLAVQNFVSAAVGMAVAIALVRGFVRARTGELGNFWADLVRGTVRILIPLSIIGALVLVACGAIQNFSGIHEVGQFGGGSQQWNGGAVASQEVIKELGTNGGGYFNANSAHPFENPDAFTNLFEIFLILVIPFSLTRTFGKLVGNVKQGYAILATMAIIWVGFTALMMWTEFHHGGAALQEAGGAMEGKEQRFGVGASAIFATSTTLTSTGAVDSFHSSFTGLGGGLTMLGMMLGEIAPGGVGSGLYGMLVMAIIAVFIAGLMVGRTPEYLGKKISSREIKLAACYILITPTLVLGFTALSMALSGPPESILNGADSSVNGSGAHGFSEVLYAFTSGANNNGSAFAGLNANTDWYNTTIGLAMLLGRFLPMVFVLALAGSLAEQKPVPETAGTLRTEKPLFAGLLVGAILIITGLTYFPALALGPMAEGLA; encoded by the coding sequence ATGAGTTCCGAACTCGCTGGGGTTCTCCAGTTGGTCGCGCTCATCGGAGCGCTCGCCCTGGTCTACCGCCCCCTCGGCGACTACATGGCCGCCGTCTACAGCTCCACCAAGCACCTGCGCGTCGAGAAGCTGATCTACCGCTGCATCGGCGCCGACCCCAACACCGAGATGCGCTGGCCCGCCTATCTGCGCGGTGTGCTCGCCTTCTCCGCGGTCGGTGTGCTCTTCCTGTACGCGCTCCAGCGCCTCCAGGACCACCTGCCGCTCTCTCTCGGCTTCACCGCGATCAGCCCCGACCAGGCGTTCAACACCGCCGCCTCGTTCGTCGCCAACACCAACTGGCAGTCGTACTCGGGTGAGCAGGCCATGGGCCACGTCATCCAGACCGGCGGCCTGGCGGTGCAGAACTTCGTCTCCGCCGCGGTCGGCATGGCCGTGGCCATCGCCCTGGTCCGGGGCTTCGTCCGGGCCCGTACCGGCGAGCTGGGCAACTTCTGGGCCGACCTGGTCCGCGGCACCGTCCGCATCCTCATCCCACTCTCGATCATCGGCGCGTTGGTGCTGGTGGCCTGCGGCGCCATCCAGAACTTCTCCGGCATCCACGAGGTCGGCCAGTTCGGCGGCGGCAGCCAGCAGTGGAACGGCGGCGCGGTGGCCTCGCAGGAGGTCATCAAGGAGCTCGGCACCAACGGCGGCGGCTACTTCAACGCCAACTCCGCCCACCCCTTCGAGAACCCCGACGCCTTCACCAACCTCTTCGAGATCTTCCTGATCCTCGTCATCCCGTTCTCGCTGACCCGGACCTTCGGCAAGCTCGTCGGCAACGTCAAGCAGGGCTACGCGATCCTGGCCACCATGGCGATCATCTGGGTGGGCTTCACCGCCCTGATGATGTGGACCGAGTTCCACCACGGCGGCGCCGCGCTCCAGGAGGCGGGCGGCGCGATGGAGGGCAAGGAACAGCGGTTCGGCGTCGGCGCCTCGGCGATCTTCGCGACCAGCACCACCCTCACCTCGACCGGCGCGGTGGACTCCTTCCACTCCTCGTTCACCGGCCTCGGCGGCGGCCTCACCATGCTGGGCATGATGCTCGGCGAGATCGCGCCCGGCGGCGTCGGCTCCGGCCTCTACGGCATGTTGGTCATGGCGATCATCGCGGTGTTCATCGCGGGCCTGATGGTCGGCCGCACCCCGGAGTACCTGGGCAAGAAGATCAGCTCGCGTGAGATCAAGCTCGCCGCCTGCTACATCCTCATCACCCCGACGCTGGTGCTCGGCTTCACCGCGCTCTCCATGGCGCTGTCCGGCCCGCCGGAGTCCATCCTCAACGGCGCCGACTCCTCGGTGAACGGCAGCGGGGCGCACGGCTTCTCCGAGGTCCTCTACGCCTTCACCTCCGGCGCCAACAACAACGGCTCCGCCTTCGCCGGCCTCAACGCCAACACCGACTGGTACAACACCACGATCGGCCTGGCCATGCTCCTCGGCCGCTTCCTGCCGATGGTGTTCGTGCTGGCCCTGGCGGGCTCGCTGGCCGAGCAGAAGCCGGTCCCGGAGACCGCCGGCACCCTGCGCACCGAGAAGCCGCTCTTCGCGGGGCTGCTGGTCGGCGCGATCCTGATCATCACCGGCCTGACGTACTTCCCGGCGCTCGCCCTCGGCCCGATGGCGGAGGGACTCGCATGA
- the kdpF gene encoding K(+)-transporting ATPase subunit F — protein sequence MTAENIVGLVVAVALLGYLVLALVFPERF from the coding sequence GTGACCGCGGAGAACATCGTCGGTCTCGTCGTGGCGGTCGCCCTGCTGGGCTACCTGGTCCTCGCGCTGGTCTTCCCGGAGAGGTTCTGA
- a CDS encoding DUF3710 domain-containing protein: MFGRRRKRSEEAVETLDVASEELAGEADETEDAAAPASRVSLPPAPRPDGPWDVSEVREPGEGRVDLGGLFVPGVEGMELRVEVAGDAIVAATVVLRDSAVQLQAFAAPKKEGIWNEVRDEIANGITQQGGVVDELEGTLGWELRAQVPVQLPDGTNGVQMVRFVGVDGPRWFLRGVISGQGAVKPETGSLLEAIFRDTVVVRGEGPMAPRDPIVLKLPNDAQMVPDGVQQEDAGSRFAGGADQLQRGPEITEVR; the protein is encoded by the coding sequence GTGTTCGGACGTCGCCGCAAGCGCAGCGAGGAGGCTGTCGAGACCCTCGACGTCGCCTCCGAGGAGTTGGCCGGAGAGGCCGACGAGACCGAGGACGCGGCCGCGCCCGCGAGCAGGGTGAGCCTGCCCCCGGCACCGCGCCCGGACGGCCCGTGGGACGTCTCCGAGGTGCGCGAGCCCGGCGAGGGCCGCGTGGACCTGGGTGGCCTCTTCGTGCCCGGTGTCGAGGGCATGGAGCTGCGGGTGGAGGTCGCCGGGGACGCGATCGTCGCCGCGACCGTGGTGCTGCGTGACAGCGCCGTACAGCTCCAGGCGTTCGCCGCGCCCAAGAAGGAAGGCATCTGGAACGAGGTGCGGGACGAGATCGCCAACGGCATCACCCAGCAGGGCGGCGTCGTGGACGAGCTCGAGGGCACGCTGGGCTGGGAGCTGCGCGCCCAGGTCCCGGTCCAACTGCCGGACGGCACCAACGGCGTGCAGATGGTCCGGTTCGTCGGCGTCGACGGGCCGCGCTGGTTCCTGCGCGGAGTGATCTCCGGCCAGGGCGCGGTCAAGCCCGAGACCGGCAGCCTGCTGGAGGCGATCTTCCGCGACACGGTCGTCGTGCGCGGCGAGGGCCCGATGGCCCCGCGCGACCCGATCGTCCTCAAGCTGCCGAACGACGCGCAGATGGTGCCGGACGGGGTGCAGCAGGAGGACGCCGGCTCGCGGTTCGCGGGCGGCGCCGACCAGTTGCAGCGCGGCCCGGAGATCACCGAGGTGCGCTGA
- the dut gene encoding dUTP diphosphatase — MDRTPLDVLIRRVHPEVPIPAYAHPGDAGVDLVTTEAAELAPGERAVLPTGVSIALPDGYAAFVHPRSGLAARCGVAMVNAPGTIDAGYRGEIKVIVVNLDPRETVRFEPFDRVAQLVVQQVEKVRFHEVAELPGSARAFGGFGSTGGHAAVDGSTGGNGYASVGSDREGQ; from the coding sequence GTGGACCGGACGCCGCTAGACGTATTGATCCGCAGGGTGCACCCCGAGGTGCCGATCCCGGCCTACGCCCACCCCGGCGACGCCGGGGTCGACCTGGTCACCACGGAGGCCGCCGAGCTCGCGCCCGGCGAGCGCGCGGTGCTGCCCACCGGCGTCTCGATCGCGCTCCCGGACGGGTACGCGGCCTTCGTGCACCCGCGCTCGGGCCTGGCGGCACGCTGCGGTGTGGCCATGGTGAACGCCCCAGGGACCATCGATGCCGGGTACCGTGGAGAGATCAAGGTGATCGTGGTCAATCTCGACCCGCGCGAGACGGTGCGGTTCGAGCCCTTCGACCGCGTCGCTCAACTGGTCGTCCAGCAGGTCGAGAAGGTGCGCTTCCACGAGGTGGCGGAGCTTCCCGGTTCGGCGCGGGCCTTTGGGGGCTTCGGGTCCACCGGCGGCCATGCCGCCGTGGACGGCTCGACGGGTGGGAATGGATACGCTTCGGTCGGTTCCGACCGGGAAGGACAATGA
- a CDS encoding PaaI family thioesterase produces MSGRRTGLTPPDGAKPPVRHPDAPAPGELIGAHYDQCFGCGDAQRHGLRLEARAGEGVSLTAEFTVQPAHQGGPGLAHGGVLATALDEALGALSWLLRVIAVTKRLETEYVRPVPVGTKLHLEAEVTAVDGRKIFSTATGRVGGPDGPVAVRADALFVEVPIGHFIDNGRPEEINAALADPDQQRVARAFEVNP; encoded by the coding sequence GTGAGTGGAAGAAGGACAGGTCTGACGCCGCCGGACGGGGCCAAGCCCCCGGTGCGGCACCCCGATGCGCCCGCACCCGGTGAGCTCATAGGAGCCCACTACGACCAGTGCTTCGGCTGCGGGGACGCCCAGCGGCACGGGCTGCGCCTGGAGGCCCGGGCGGGGGAGGGCGTCAGCCTCACCGCCGAGTTCACCGTCCAGCCCGCCCACCAGGGCGGACCGGGCCTCGCCCACGGCGGGGTGCTGGCCACCGCGCTGGACGAGGCGCTCGGCGCGCTCAGCTGGCTGCTGCGGGTGATCGCGGTGACCAAGCGGCTGGAGACGGAGTACGTCCGCCCGGTCCCGGTCGGCACCAAGCTGCACCTGGAGGCCGAGGTGACCGCGGTCGACGGCCGCAAGATCTTCTCCACCGCCACCGGCCGGGTCGGTGGCCCCGACGGTCCCGTCGCGGTCCGCGCCGACGCCCTCTTCGTCGAGGTGCCGATCGGCCACTTCATCGACAACGGCCGGCCCGAGGAGATCAACGCCGCGCTCGCCGACCCGGACCAGCAGCGGGTGGCCCGGGCCTTCGAGGTGAACCCGTGA
- a CDS encoding DUF3093 domain-containing protein, with the protein MQHYEERLTAPRSWWLIALLAGIAMGLILLPLGTLPMLAGLIIGGALSATAVSSYGSARIRVLSDSLVAGDARIPLPALGAIEVLNAEEAAAWRRHKADTRAFMLLRGYIPTAVRVEVTDPEDPTPYLYLSSRRPERLAAALEAVRAG; encoded by the coding sequence ATGCAGCACTACGAAGAACGCCTGACCGCTCCCCGTTCCTGGTGGCTGATCGCGCTCCTGGCCGGGATCGCGATGGGGTTGATCCTGCTGCCGCTCGGCACCCTGCCGATGCTGGCCGGGCTCATCATCGGCGGCGCGCTGTCCGCGACCGCCGTCAGCTCGTACGGCTCGGCGCGCATCCGGGTGCTCTCCGACTCGCTGGTCGCCGGGGACGCGCGGATCCCGCTGCCGGCCCTGGGCGCCATCGAGGTGCTGAACGCCGAGGAGGCGGCCGCCTGGCGCCGGCACAAGGCCGACACGCGGGCGTTCATGCTGCTGCGGGGCTACATCCCGACCGCCGTCCGGGTGGAGGTCACCGATCCGGAGGACCCCACTCCGTATCTCTATCTCTCCAGCCGCCGTCCGGAGCGGCTCGCGGCGGCGCTGGAGGCGGTGCGGGCCGGCTGA